In a genomic window of Nocardia fluminea:
- a CDS encoding NfeD family protein: protein MAAIVWLIAGIVLAAAEMLTGDLMLLTLGVAALGTAGVSAATELPVWGDALVFAAMAGVLFIGVRPLLRRKFGTPPPTPTNADALPGKSALVLEQVAEYSGQVKLNGEVWTARPLDPTEVYEAGVTVYVMKIDGATAVVWKGP from the coding sequence GTGGCCGCAATAGTCTGGCTGATCGCGGGCATCGTTCTCGCGGCGGCGGAAATGCTCACCGGGGATCTGATGCTGCTCACGCTGGGCGTGGCCGCACTCGGCACGGCGGGGGTCAGCGCCGCCACCGAGCTACCGGTGTGGGGCGATGCGCTGGTGTTCGCCGCGATGGCAGGCGTGCTGTTCATCGGGGTGCGCCCGCTGCTGCGCCGCAAGTTCGGTACCCCGCCGCCCACTCCGACGAATGCCGATGCGCTGCCGGGTAAGTCGGCGCTGGTGCTCGAGCAGGTCGCGGAGTATTCGGGTCAGGTCAAGCTCAACGGCGAGGTCTGGACCGCGCGTCCGCTCGACCCGACCGAAGTGTACGAAGCCGGTGTGACTGTCTATGTGATGAAGATCGACGGCGCGACCGCCGTCGTCTGGAAGGGTCCCTAG
- a CDS encoding SPFH domain-containing protein: MVALIVAAVLVLLVVVVVFKSIALVPQAEAAVIERLGRYSRTVSGQLTFLVPFADRVRAKVDLRERVVSFPPQPVITQDNLTLQIDSVVYFQVTSPQAAVYEISNYIAAVEQLTVTTLRNVVGGMTLEETLTSRDQINNQLRGVLDEATGRWGLRVARVELKSIDPPPSIQESMEKQMKADREKRATILTAEGNREAQIKTAEGAKQAAILTAEGGKQSSILSAEGERQSRILRAQGERAASYLQAQGQAKAIEKVFAAIKNGKPTPELLAYQYMQTLPMVAKGDANKVWLVPSDFGKALEGFAQNFATKGEDGVFRYEPSTDEAPIKIEDDTDVADWFETASDPKIAEAVRAAEATARTPVEGFDSPVPRPKTSVAKGNPELPTPPPIAPQEQPAPRTDDPLNRPWQPPQHG, translated from the coding sequence ATGGTTGCCTTGATCGTGGCCGCCGTCCTCGTCCTGTTGGTCGTGGTGGTGGTGTTCAAATCGATCGCACTCGTCCCGCAGGCCGAGGCGGCGGTGATCGAACGGCTCGGGCGTTACTCGCGCACCGTGTCCGGTCAGCTGACGTTCCTCGTCCCGTTCGCCGATCGCGTGCGCGCGAAGGTGGACCTGCGCGAGCGGGTCGTGTCGTTCCCGCCGCAGCCGGTGATCACCCAGGACAACCTCACCCTGCAGATCGACTCGGTGGTGTATTTCCAGGTCACCAGCCCGCAGGCCGCTGTCTACGAGATCAGTAACTACATCGCCGCGGTGGAGCAGCTCACCGTTACGACACTGCGCAATGTGGTCGGTGGTATGACTCTGGAAGAGACGCTGACCTCGCGCGATCAGATCAACAACCAGTTGCGCGGTGTGCTCGACGAGGCCACCGGTCGCTGGGGCCTGCGGGTGGCCCGCGTGGAGCTCAAGTCCATCGATCCGCCGCCGTCGATCCAGGAATCGATGGAGAAGCAGATGAAGGCCGATCGCGAGAAGCGCGCGACGATCCTCACCGCCGAAGGTAACCGCGAAGCGCAGATCAAGACCGCCGAGGGCGCCAAGCAGGCGGCGATCCTGACCGCCGAGGGTGGCAAGCAGTCCTCGATTCTGTCGGCCGAGGGCGAACGCCAGAGCCGCATCCTGCGCGCCCAGGGTGAGCGGGCGGCCTCCTACCTGCAGGCCCAAGGCCAGGCGAAGGCGATCGAGAAGGTGTTCGCCGCCATCAAGAACGGCAAGCCGACCCCGGAACTGCTTGCCTACCAATACATGCAGACCCTGCCGATGGTGGCCAAGGGCGACGCGAACAAGGTGTGGCTGGTCCCGAGCGATTTCGGCAAGGCCCTCGAGGGTTTCGCCCAGAACTTCGCCACCAAGGGCGAGGACGGCGTCTTCCGCTACGAACCGTCCACCGACGAAGCCCCGATCAAGATCGAAGACGACACCGACGTGGCCGACTGGTTCGAAACAGCTTCGGACCCGAAGATCGCCGAAGCCGTCCGCGCCGCGGAAGCCACCGCCCGCACCCCGGTCGAAGGTTTCGATTCCCCCGTACCGCGCCCGAAAACCTCAGTGGCCAAGGGGAATCCGGAACTCCCGACCCCACCCCCGATAGCTCCGCAGGAACAACCGGCCCCGCGCACCGACGACCCCTTGAATCGCCCCTGGCAGCCACCGCAACACGGCTGA
- a CDS encoding molybdopterin-binding protein: MTSARVGVVPAVQCGLGLARARIAADLEPIAVRERPVAEAVGATLALALAAGTPLPRVDSAAMDGYAVAGPGPWWRLHQQVSYAGRGCSVVLAPGEAVRIATGAATPLGTTATLRDEHIVTTSVSGKPVVMRAPGAPVRDDTRRQGEHWSSGTELARAGARVSAALASAALSAEAETVTVRGPLRADVVMTGDEIRAVGPLGPGETRDSLGPVMPEFLRCCDIESTGLWHLADSRDLLRSWLTLKSHADLVVMVGATGRGAADHLRALLTDLGARIIVERIAIRPGGSTLVAQLPDGRVLLGLPGNPFAAVAALLAVGPAVVDALTLRTPGPTMWGRLSDAGVMEGEATRIVGVQQHPGGVWRSTGPAHTPHLAGLIPCQALAILPPGTGRGSLVELLPLPH, encoded by the coding sequence GTGACGAGCGCACGGGTGGGCGTAGTTCCGGCGGTGCAGTGTGGGCTGGGTCTGGCGCGCGCGCGAATAGCCGCGGACCTCGAGCCGATCGCGGTGCGCGAGCGGCCCGTGGCCGAGGCCGTGGGGGCGACCCTCGCCCTCGCCCTCGCCGCGGGCACTCCTCTACCGCGGGTGGACAGCGCCGCCATGGACGGCTACGCCGTGGCGGGCCCCGGCCCGTGGTGGCGGCTGCACCAACAGGTCAGCTACGCCGGGCGCGGCTGCTCGGTGGTGCTGGCGCCCGGCGAGGCGGTACGGATCGCGACCGGCGCGGCGACCCCGCTGGGCACCACGGCAACCCTGCGCGACGAACACATCGTGACCACGAGCGTGTCGGGCAAACCGGTGGTGATGCGCGCGCCCGGCGCACCGGTGCGTGACGACACCCGCCGCCAAGGCGAACACTGGAGCAGCGGAACGGAATTGGCTCGTGCCGGGGCCCGCGTCTCGGCGGCTCTCGCGTCCGCGGCGCTCAGCGCCGAAGCCGAAACCGTCACTGTGCGTGGACCTCTGCGCGCCGATGTGGTGATGACCGGCGACGAGATCCGCGCGGTCGGCCCGCTCGGCCCCGGCGAGACCCGCGACTCCCTCGGCCCCGTCATGCCCGAGTTCCTGCGCTGCTGCGATATCGAGAGCACCGGCCTGTGGCACCTCGCCGACAGCCGTGATCTGCTGCGCTCCTGGCTCACCCTGAAATCCCATGCCGACCTGGTCGTCATGGTCGGTGCCACCGGCCGTGGCGCCGCCGACCACCTGCGCGCCCTGCTCACCGACCTGGGTGCCCGCATCATCGTCGAACGGATAGCGATCCGCCCCGGCGGTTCCACCCTGGTCGCCCAGCTCCCCGACGGCCGGGTCCTGCTCGGTCTGCCCGGCAACCCCTTCGCCGCCGTCGCCGCGCTCCTGGCCGTCGGCCCGGCCGTCGTCGACGCCCTCACCCTGCGCACCCCCGGCCCCACCATGTGGGGCCGCCTCTCCGACGCCGGCGTCATGGAAGGCGAGGCCACCCGCATAGTCGGCGTCCAGCAGCACCCCGGCGGCGTCTGGCGCAGCACCGGCCCCGCCCACACTCCCCACCTGGCCGGACTCATCCCCTGCCAGGCCCTGGCCATCCTCCCGCCCGGCACCGGCCGAGGCTCCCTCGTCGAACTCCTGCCCCTGCCCCACTGA
- a CDS encoding tartrate dehydrogenase, with protein sequence MRAYRIATIPGDGIGVDVTVEAVKVLDRVLPGISWTEFDWSCENYLRTGAMMPADGPAQLAEFDAILLGAVGFPGVPDHISLWGLLIPLRRAFGQYVNLRPVRLLPGTESALRDRTAEDLDILIVRENSEGEYSEIGGVHNPGRPDEFVLQESVFTRTGCERIIRYAFDRAAERSGNLCSATKSNGLIHSMPYWDNAFERVAADYPSVRTRQMHVDALAAEIVLHPDRLDVIVGSNLFGDILSDLAAAVTGGLGLAPSGNINPAADAPSMFEAVHGSAPDIAGMGIADPVAQILAGAMLLSHLGEHTAAAAVDRAVCDVLAAGTVRTPDLGGTATTAELGTAIADRAAELANALTEA encoded by the coding sequence GTGCGCGCATACCGGATCGCGACCATTCCGGGCGACGGAATCGGCGTCGACGTGACCGTCGAGGCGGTGAAGGTGCTCGACCGGGTCCTGCCGGGAATCAGCTGGACCGAGTTCGACTGGTCCTGCGAGAACTATCTGCGGACCGGTGCGATGATGCCGGCCGACGGACCGGCCCAGCTGGCCGAGTTCGACGCGATCCTGCTGGGCGCCGTCGGATTCCCCGGGGTGCCCGACCACATTTCGCTGTGGGGCTTGCTCATTCCGCTGCGGCGCGCCTTCGGCCAGTACGTCAACCTGCGGCCGGTGCGGCTGTTGCCCGGCACGGAATCGGCGCTGCGCGACCGCACCGCCGAGGACCTCGACATCCTGATCGTGCGGGAGAACTCCGAGGGCGAGTACTCCGAGATCGGCGGCGTCCACAACCCCGGCAGGCCCGACGAATTCGTGCTGCAGGAATCGGTGTTCACCAGGACCGGCTGCGAACGGATCATCCGCTACGCCTTCGACCGCGCCGCCGAACGCTCGGGCAACCTCTGCTCAGCGACGAAATCCAACGGGCTCATCCACTCGATGCCGTACTGGGACAACGCTTTCGAGCGCGTAGCCGCCGATTACCCGTCGGTGCGGACCCGGCAGATGCACGTCGACGCCCTGGCCGCCGAAATCGTGCTCCACCCCGACCGCCTCGATGTGATCGTGGGCTCGAACCTGTTCGGCGACATCCTGTCCGATCTGGCCGCGGCCGTCACCGGCGGACTCGGGCTCGCGCCCTCGGGCAACATCAACCCCGCGGCGGACGCACCGTCGATGTTCGAGGCCGTGCACGGAAGCGCGCCCGATATCGCGGGCATGGGCATCGCCGACCCCGTCGCCCAGATCCTGGCCGGGGCCATGCTGCTGTCCCACCTGGGCGAGCACACCGCGGCCGCCGCCGTCGACCGCGCGGTGTGCGATGTCCTCGCCGCGGGCACGGTCCGCACGCCGGACCTGGGCGGCACCGCCACCACCGCCGAGCTGGGTACCGCCATCGCCGACCGGGCCGCCGAACTCGCGAACGCTCTCACCGAAGCGTGA
- a CDS encoding NAD-dependent succinate-semialdehyde dehydrogenase, translated as MDESGGSAQLLDNLSAAERAAIDSVPRGLFIGGRWRDPVATLPVLDPATGAQLCAVADATASDGLDALAAAAAAQPTWAAAPARTRSDILMRAHHALLADTERLALIMTLEMGKPLTEARGEIAYAAEFFRWFAEEAVRLDGGYMPAPTGGSRFLVTKQPVGPSLLITPWNFPMAMGARKIAPALAAGCTCVVKPAEQTPLSMLALAAILADAGVPDGVVNVVTTADPGALMTPLIADPRSRKLSFTGSTAIGKLLLEQCARTVMRTSMELGGNAPLLVFDDADLDEAVEGALAAKMRNIGQACTAANRILVQRGIAGEFAERLAARMAALPMGRGTEPDVVVGPLIDADAVAKVEHLVADARRRGAQVLLGGTAIDGPGTFYPATVLTGVPDDAELCHTEIFGPVAAIGTFDTEDEAITRANDTPYGLVAYVFTENLRRGLRVCEALETGMVGLNQGVVSNPAAPFGGVKESGLGREGGSTGIDEFLETKYIGVKV; from the coding sequence ATGGACGAGTCCGGGGGCAGCGCGCAGCTGCTCGACAACCTGAGCGCCGCCGAACGGGCCGCGATCGACAGCGTTCCGCGCGGACTGTTCATCGGCGGCCGATGGCGTGACCCCGTCGCCACGCTGCCCGTCCTCGACCCCGCGACCGGCGCGCAACTGTGCGCGGTGGCGGACGCGACCGCGTCCGACGGACTCGACGCGCTCGCCGCGGCCGCCGCCGCCCAGCCGACCTGGGCCGCCGCCCCGGCGCGCACCCGCAGCGACATCCTGATGCGCGCGCACCACGCGCTCCTGGCCGACACCGAACGCCTCGCCCTGATCATGACGCTCGAGATGGGCAAACCGCTCACCGAGGCGCGCGGCGAGATCGCCTACGCCGCGGAGTTCTTCCGCTGGTTCGCCGAAGAAGCGGTCCGCCTCGACGGCGGGTACATGCCCGCACCGACGGGGGGCTCGCGGTTCCTGGTGACGAAGCAGCCGGTGGGACCGAGCCTGCTCATCACGCCGTGGAACTTCCCGATGGCGATGGGCGCCCGCAAGATCGCGCCCGCACTGGCCGCCGGATGCACCTGCGTGGTGAAACCCGCTGAGCAGACCCCCCTGTCGATGCTCGCGCTCGCGGCGATCCTGGCCGACGCGGGTGTACCCGACGGTGTGGTCAACGTGGTGACGACCGCCGACCCCGGCGCGCTGATGACACCGCTCATCGCCGACCCGCGCTCGCGCAAACTCTCCTTCACCGGGTCGACCGCCATCGGGAAACTGCTACTGGAACAGTGCGCCCGCACCGTCATGCGCACGTCCATGGAACTCGGCGGCAACGCACCGCTGCTGGTGTTCGACGACGCCGACCTCGACGAAGCGGTCGAGGGCGCCCTCGCCGCCAAGATGCGCAATATCGGCCAGGCCTGTACGGCCGCGAACCGCATTCTGGTGCAGCGCGGCATCGCCGGGGAATTCGCCGAACGTCTGGCCGCGCGGATGGCGGCGTTGCCGATGGGTCGTGGCACCGAGCCGGACGTCGTCGTCGGGCCGTTGATCGACGCCGACGCCGTCGCCAAGGTGGAACACCTCGTGGCCGACGCACGCCGGCGCGGCGCACAGGTGCTGCTCGGTGGCACGGCGATCGACGGACCCGGCACGTTCTACCCGGCGACCGTGCTCACCGGCGTCCCCGACGACGCCGAGTTGTGCCACACCGAGATCTTCGGACCCGTGGCCGCGATCGGCACCTTCGACACCGAGGACGAGGCGATCACCCGCGCCAACGACACCCCGTACGGGCTGGTCGCGTACGTGTTCACCGAGAACCTGCGGCGCGGCCTTCGCGTCTGCGAAGCTCTCGAGACGGGGATGGTCGGCCTGAACCAGGGCGTCGTATCCAATCCGGCCGCGCCCTTCGGCGGGGTGAAGGAATCCGGGCTCGGCCGTGAGGGCGGGTCCACCGGGATCGACGAATTCCTCGAGACCAAATACATCGGCGTCAAGGTTTAG
- a CDS encoding aspartate aminotransferase family protein, whose amino-acid sequence MTELSPVLKQATPVHVDHGAGCYLYDTDGRRYLDFTAGIGVTSTGHCHPTVVAAAQAQVAELIHGQYTTVLHRPLLELTERLGTVLPEGLDALFFANSGSEAVEAALRLVRQATGRPNVIVFHGGFHGRTVAAATMTTSGTRFSAGFSPLMSGVHVAPFPTAFRYGWSEAEATDFALRELDYLLATLTSPAETAAFIVEPVLGEGGYIPGNTRFFQGLRERADRHGILLVFDEIQTGFGRTGKFFGHQHFDVRPDVITIAKGLASGFPLSGIAASRELMAKAWPGSQGGTYGGNAVACAAAVATLEVIEAEGLVGNAAVRGAQLLAGVENLATKAIGDVRGLGLLVGAEFTTPTGEPDTATASAAQRAAVGKGLLLLTCGAHMNVVRMIPPLIVTETQVEDALAIWSEVLADL is encoded by the coding sequence ATGACCGAGCTGTCTCCCGTCCTCAAGCAGGCCACGCCCGTCCACGTCGACCATGGCGCAGGCTGCTACCTCTACGACACCGACGGTCGCCGCTACCTGGATTTCACCGCCGGGATCGGCGTCACCAGCACCGGGCACTGTCACCCCACCGTCGTCGCCGCCGCGCAGGCCCAGGTGGCCGAGTTGATCCACGGCCAGTACACGACCGTGCTGCATCGGCCGCTGCTCGAGCTCACCGAACGCCTCGGCACCGTGCTGCCCGAGGGCCTGGACGCGCTGTTCTTCGCCAACTCCGGCAGCGAGGCGGTCGAGGCGGCGCTGCGTCTGGTCCGCCAGGCCACCGGGCGCCCGAACGTGATCGTCTTCCACGGCGGTTTCCACGGCCGTACCGTCGCCGCGGCGACCATGACCACCTCGGGAACCCGGTTCTCGGCGGGGTTCAGCCCGCTGATGTCCGGGGTCCACGTGGCCCCGTTCCCGACGGCCTTCCGCTACGGCTGGAGCGAAGCGGAAGCCACCGACTTCGCCCTGCGTGAGCTCGACTACCTGCTCGCCACCCTCACCTCGCCCGCGGAGACCGCCGCGTTCATCGTCGAACCGGTACTCGGCGAGGGCGGCTACATCCCCGGCAACACCCGGTTCTTCCAGGGCCTGCGCGAGCGCGCCGACCGGCACGGCATCCTGCTGGTCTTCGACGAGATCCAGACCGGGTTCGGCCGGACCGGAAAGTTCTTCGGCCACCAGCACTTCGACGTCCGTCCCGACGTGATCACCATCGCCAAGGGCTTGGCCAGTGGTTTCCCGCTGTCGGGCATCGCGGCGTCGCGAGAGTTGATGGCCAAGGCGTGGCCGGGCTCGCAGGGCGGAACCTACGGCGGCAACGCGGTGGCGTGTGCCGCCGCGGTCGCGACGCTCGAGGTGATCGAGGCCGAGGGGCTGGTCGGCAACGCCGCGGTGCGCGGTGCGCAATTGCTTGCCGGCGTCGAGAATCTCGCCACGAAAGCGATCGGGGACGTCCGTGGCCTCGGTCTGCTCGTCGGCGCCGAGTTCACCACGCCGACAGGCGAACCCGACACCGCGACGGCGTCAGCCGCCCAGCGGGCCGCCGTGGGCAAGGGGCTGCTGCTGCTCACCTGCGGCGCGCACATGAACGTCGTACGCATGATCCCGCCGCTGATCGTCACCGAGACCCAGGTCGAGGATGCGCTGGCGATCTGGTCGGAAGTCCTCGCCGACCTCTAG
- a CDS encoding DUF3830 family protein, with product MARYMSITLTKAGVTCRARLLDDEAPRTCAAVWEALPQEGDAFHAKYARNEVYALVPRITAAPHRENPTVTPIPGDVCLFDFEPWEIGNPAYGYEPGSAAHHAQGATDLALFYGRNNLLINGDLGWVPGSVFATIEDGLADLAAACNGLWLRGVEGETLAFARA from the coding sequence ATGGCCCGCTACATGAGCATCACTCTCACCAAAGCCGGCGTCACCTGCCGCGCGCGCCTGCTCGACGACGAAGCCCCACGCACATGTGCCGCCGTCTGGGAGGCGCTCCCGCAGGAGGGCGACGCCTTCCACGCCAAATACGCCCGCAACGAGGTGTACGCGCTGGTGCCCCGCATCACGGCGGCGCCGCATCGCGAAAACCCGACCGTCACACCGATTCCCGGCGACGTCTGCCTCTTCGACTTCGAGCCGTGGGAAATCGGCAACCCCGCCTACGGCTATGAACCCGGCTCCGCCGCCCATCACGCCCAGGGCGCCACCGACCTGGCCCTGTTCTACGGCCGCAACAATCTCCTGATCAACGGCGACCTCGGCTGGGTCCCCGGCAGCGTTTTCGCCACCATCGAGGACGGCCTCGCGGACTTGGCGGCGGCCTGCAACGGGCTGTGGTTGCGCGGTGTCGAGGGGGAGACGCTGGCGTTCGCCCGCGCCTGA